Part of the Triticum urartu cultivar G1812 chromosome 2, Tu2.1, whole genome shotgun sequence genome, atggaacgagtaaagagacttgccggtaacaagattgaactaggtatgtagataccgacgagcgaatctcgggcaagtaacataccgatggacaaagggaattacgtatgttgtcatagcagttcgaccaataaagatcttcgtagaatatgtcagagccaatatgagcatctaggttccgctattggttattgaacggagaggtgtctcggtcatgtctacatagttctcgaactcatagggtccgcacgcttaacattcgatgacgatttagtattatatgagttatgtgatttggtgaccgaatattgtttggagtcccagatgagatcacgaacatgacgaggagtatcgaaatggtcgagaggtaaatattgatatataggatgatagtattcggacaacGGAAGTATTCCGGGTAGTATcaggtatttatcggagtaccggggggattaccggaacccccgggggaaagATATGGGACATATGGGCCATaagaggggagcacaccagcccacatgGGGTGGCGCCCCACGCTTTaggcaggaggccgaattggagaaggaagagggggtttgacccccctttccttcctcccttccctcttccctttccccCTCCGGAAATAAGGAAgaggggaggccgaattgggagaggtccccaagtaggattcctcctacttggggcgccccaaggctgctcccctccccctcccacctatatatacatggggagggggtgcctagaacacacaacaacaatcgttagccatgtgcggtgcccccctccacagtttacaccccGGTCATAGTTTTACgatgcttaggcaaagccctatgagaatcacttcaccatcaccatcaccatgccgtcatgctgatggaactcatctacttcctcgacaccttgctggatcaagaaggcgagggacgtcatcgcgctgaacgtgtgcagaactcagtggtgccgtacgttcggtacttgatcggtcggagctagaagaagttcgactacatcaaccgcgttgtcaaacgcttccgctttcggtctacgagggtacgtggacacattctccccctctcattgctatgcatctcctagatagatcttgcgtgagcgtaggattttttttgaaattgcatgctacgttccccaacagtggtatcagagccaggtctatgcgtagatgatatgcatgagtagaacacaaagagttgtgggcggtgatcgtcatactgcttaccaccaatgtcttattttgattcagcgatattgttggatgaagcggcccggaccaaccttacatgaccacgttcatgagactagttccaccgacagacatgcaactagtttttgcataaaggtggctggcgggtgtctatttctcctactttagttgaatcaaatttgaccgcggctggtccttgttgaaggttaaaacaacaaacttgataaatcaccgttgtggttttgatgcgtaggtaagaactgttcttgctagaagcccgtagcagccacgtaaaacttgcaacaacaaagtagaggacgtctaacttgtttttgcatggcttgttgtgatgtgatatggtcaagacatgatgtgataaacgttattgtatgatatgatcatgttttgtaagatatctgacaaccggtaggagccttatggctgtctctttattgtatgaaatgcaaacgccatgtaattgctttactttatcaccatgcattagcaatagttggcgagatgaccatgaCGCTActatggagatcaaggtgtcgagccggtgacgatggaaatcatgacattgctttggagatggagatcaaaagcacaagatgatgatggccatatcatgtcacatattttgattgcatatgatgtttatcttttatgcatcttattttgcttagtacggcggtagcattataagatgatcccttaaataacatttcaaggtataagtgttctccccgagtatgcaccgttgtgacagttcATCGTGTTGAGataccacgtgatgattgggtgtgatagactctacattcatatacaacgagtgcaagacaattttgcacatgcggaatactcgggttaaacttgacgagcctggcatgtacagaaatggcctcggaacactggacaccgaaaggtcgaacgtgaatcatatagtagatatgatcaacatagagatgttcaccattgatgactactccatctcacatgatgatcggacatggtttagttgatttggatcacgtatcatttagatgacttgagggatgtctatctaagtggggttcttaagtaatatgattaattgaacttaatttatcatgaacttagtcctgatagtttttgcatatctatgttgtagatcaatggccaaTGCTACCGTTCCCtcgaattttaatgcgttcctagagaaagctaagttgaaatatggtggtagcaactacacagactgggtgtgtaacttgaggattatcctcattgctacacagaaaaattatgtccttgacGCACTGCTAGGTGTGCCACCCCCTCTAGCAACTACGGATGTTGTGAACGCATGcagtcacgtgttgatgactactcgatagttcagtgtgccatgctttacgacttagaattcgtacttcaaagacgttttgaacgtcatggaccatatgagatgttctaggagttgaagttaatatttcaagcaaattcccgagttgagagatatgaaatctccaacaagttctatagctgcaagatggaggagaacagttctgtcagttactcaaaatgtctaggtatcataatcacttgactcagctgggagttaatcttccaaatgatagtgttattgacagagttcttcaatcactaccaccaagctaaaaaggcttcgtgatgaactataatatgcaaggggtggataagacaattcccgagctcttcgctatgctcaaagctgcggaggtagaaatccagaaggagcatcaagtgttgatggttaacaagaccactagtttcaagaaaaagggcaagagaaagaaggggaacttcaagaagaatggcaagcaagttgccactcccgggagaagaagcccaaatctgggcccaagcctgaaactgagtgcttcttttgcaaagggactggtcactagaagcggaactgccccaagtatttggcggataagaaggatggaaaagtgaacaaaggtatatttgatatacatgttattgatgtgtaccttactaatgctcgtagtagcgcctgggtatttgatactggtttggtcgctcatatttgtaactcgaaataggggctacggattaaacgatgattggctaaggacgaggtgacgatgcgtgtcgggaatggttccaaggtcgatgtgatcgccgtcgacatggtaaatatgccctagaggcaataataaagttgttatttatatttccttattcatgataaatatttattattcatgctagaattgtattgatcggaaacctaaatacatgtgtgaatacatagacaaacactgtgtccctagtgagcgtctacttgactagctcgttgatcaaagatggttaagatttcctaaccatggacatgagttgtcatttgataacgggatcacgtcattagaagaatgatgtgatggacaagacccatccgttagcttagcatattgatcgttcagttttattgcttgtcaaatacatattccttcgactatgagattatgcaactctcggataccggaggaataccttgtgtgctatcaaacatcacaacatagctgggtgattacaaagatgctctacaggtatctccgaaggtgtttcttgggttgcatagatcgagattaggatttgtcactctgagtatcgaataggtatctctgggccctctcggtaatgcacatcataagaagccttgcaagcaaagtgactaatgagttagttgcaggatgatgtattatggaacgagtaaagagacttgtcggtaatgagattgaactaggtatgtagataccgatgatcgaatcttgggcaagtaacataccgatggacaaagggaataacttatggtgtcataatggttcgaccgataaagatattcgtagaatatgtaggagccaatatgagcatctaggttccgctattggttattgaccggagatgtgtctcggtcatgtctacatagttctcgaacccgtagggtccgcatgcttaacgtttgatgacgatttagtattatatgagttatgtgatttggtgaccgaatattgttcggagtcccggatgagatcacggacatgacgaagagtctcgaaatggtcgataggtaaagattgttatataggatgatagtattcggacatcggaaatgtTCTGAGTAGTatgggtatttatcggagtaccggggggatTACCGAAACCCCCAGGGAAAAATATGGGCCATATAGGCCATAAtaggggagcacaccagcccaaaaggggtggcgcccccccccttaggcaggaggccgaattggagaaggaaaagggggttCGGCtgcccctttccttcctcccttcCCTCTTCCATTCCACCCCCTTCGGAAATaaggaaggggggaggccgaattgggagaggaccccaagtaggattcctcctacttggggtgcTCCAAGGCtgctcccctccccctcccacctatatatgtgtggggagggggcgcctagaacacagaACAATAAtcgttagccgtgtgcggcgcccccctccacagtttacatCCCCGGTCATAGTTTTGCGGTGCTTAGAAGAAGCCCTACGAGAATCCcttcaccatcatcgtcaccatgtcgtcgtgctaacgaaactcatctacttcctcgacaccttgctggatcaagaaggcgagggacgccattgcgctgaacgtgtgcagaactcggaggtgtcgtacgttcggtacttgatcggtcggagctagaagaagttcaactacatcaaccgcgttgtcaaacgcttccactttcggtctacgagggtacgcggacacactcttcccctctcgttgctatgcatctcctagatagatcttgcgtgagcgtagattttttttgaaattggaTGCTACGTTCCCAACACATTGGGCAAGACCTGAAGACCGGTGCCGAACAAAAGGCATCAACCTTTTGGACTCGTGTCCATCATGAGTTCCATGAACGCAAGAAGTTTCCGTCGTACCAAATGCAAAGCACGCGCGGGTGGGTGTTCATTACGAAGCGATGGAAGGTGatccaacaagagtgcaacaagttTTGTGCCACTCTTGAGAGTATCAAGGCACGCCCCGTGAGCGGCATCGGCATGCAAGACATGGTATGCTTGCAAGCGCCCCTCTTTTGTGTCATTCCGTTTATGCTTGCATGTCCATTTCCATATCCATTTGCCAATATGCTTGCAATTCATTTCTAGGTATTCCAAGCTTTGGAGGCATTCAAGGTCCAAGACGATGGCAAGTCCTTCAACCTCTCCCATTGTTGGAGGGTCATCATAGACGAGAAGAAGTTCAAGACGCAATATACCGCCCTCATGTCGCGTGGGGGAAAGAAAACTGTGGAGGAGGTTAGGGAGGGCGAGAAGCCACGACCACGGGGGAAGACCAACTCCAAGAAAGGGGACAAGCGTGATGCGGCGTCGAACGCCTTGATCGCAACCATGGAGGGCATGATGACCAAGAAGGACTCAACGGAGGAGAAGCGCCGACAAGACAAGGAAGACCAAATGAATGCTTTCATGGAGATCCAAAGGAGGAGGCTTGAGATGGAGGCGGAGAAGCCAACGAGGATGCTTGAGATGGAGGCcgagaagcaagccaagatgctCGAGATTGAGGCCGACAATGCCAAGACCAAAGCGAAAGAAGTGGCGCTCGCTAGCATGATGGCGGGGATGGAGATCATGAAGGTGGATCTCAACACCGTGTCGCCAAGGAAGAGGCCATGGCTCGAGAAGATGCAGGCCGACATGCTCAAGTTCGATGACGAGTGATCTATGGCGGCGAGCGTCATCCTTTTTTGTATGCTAGCAAGTCTGCTCGCATGACCACGACCTCGATGACGTGGTCGAACTCCCGCCCCTTTTTGTGTGCTGGCATGTGTGCCTGTCGCTGTCAAGTGCGCCAACATAAACGGTGTGGTGTTTTTCTGAAGCTGACATTGTATGCCGGCACTGGCATGGTGCTGGCGTGAACTTCGAGTGATGACATGGCCGCTTGCATGATCTATGGCTGCTGGTCTTTTTTTAAAATTTGCGTGCGGACATGAAATGGGTCGCGGTCGTTGGGCGCACTGTCGACTCGCGGACGTCGAGCGGACGGCCAACCCAAACGGTCAAAAGCGGACAAAAACACCATCCGTTTGGGTCGGTGCGTTGAAGTTGCTATAACATATCTTGTACAAAATATTCGACATAATTCTAGCATAAGCCAGTGGGCATGCAACTGAAGTTACGCTCGACTGGATGGACTTGCAAGTGTAGTTGTATACACCGTGAAAAGACAAttgaagaaaagaaaaaaaaaggtaAATTAGTCCAACCGAAGAAAAGAAAAAGATGAAGAACATTCgtaaaaaaaaaagaaaaaaatatccACACTCTTTTTCAGGGGAAAATATCCACACTCCATATGCTTCATTGAGCCTGCCTGCGCATCTTCTCGGTGTCAATTGATGAAGGCCCAGTCCCGTCTCTCTAGTATGAGTACTCTCTATCTCGTCTCGCCGTTTCCCCCCAACACCGCCCTTCGTTCCTTCGTGTGACTCTCACTCCGCTCCGGACATGGCAAAAAAGACCCCCAGCCCTCCGCCGAGGGCAAGATCTCGCCGGGGCGCGGCGCCGCCGTCGCCAACCCCAGCCGCTGCTCTGAGCCCTCCCTTCTCCCCTGCCCCGTTGCGCACCCGCCTTGGCgctgctgcggcggcggcggccgccgccgcctcctcatcCCCCGTCGAGCACCCATGCGTACTCCCtccctccccctttcctttccacaTCTTCTTCCTTTTTTCTTCCTAGACGGGTGGTAGTTTGATTCGATTTGGTGCTTGGTTAGGTCACGCTGTGGGAATGGTGGCCGGTGATGGTGGAAGGGGAGGAGCGGAAGCTCGCGGTTTCCGGCTTCACTGAAAGGTATGCGTTCTTTCTTTCTACGACTTTGCGATCCAAATTTGGTGGACTGATTCTACGATTCCAGCCAGTAGAACCCACTCTGACTGACCTTGCTTCTGACAGGAATGACGCATTCACTTCTGCACCCATAGCACATCGTTATGAGCCTCTCACGCTCCAGGATGAAGGTGGGGTTGTGGTGCTCCTTCATGGTTCAATTAACTTATTGCGAATGCGTGAAAATGGATTTTCTGTGCAGGTATGCACATTCTCTCCTGCGTTTCTTCTTTTATCTATTCTGTTCATAAACGATGATGGAAAGTCAGCCCAGATTCAAgcaaaaaagcttattcatgtgcAGAAAGACCATTTAGTCATGATTCTAATCTACTACTCTGGTAAAAAAAACCATGCGTGCAGATATGCGAACAATTCATGATTGGATTTCCGTCCTGGTGGGAGACTTGGGATTCACACATGGGGTCTTACCCAAACTGTTTTATTGATCCACGAGAGGGTTCAGCTCAGTTTTACCTGGAGAAATTCCAGCTAGGCAATTTTATTCAAAAGTTTGGACCCTCGTTCATCGAGGACCTTCTTAATAATGCTAAAAATTTCCCAATTGACCATCTCGATGCATTCACAGAGAGTTCAAGATTCCAGGAATACAACTGTGGAAATGATGCTTCAACCAAGGAAAATTCTGCTGCTTCAGATGATGCCAGACCCGCAACTGTAGCTAATGTGGAAATAGGCTTGACTGCGAGCAGCATTTCACAAGAAAGAGATCATGTGGACATTGAGTGTAATGTATCTCTTGCTTCTGCAGAAACATATACTGGTGATGAAACTTGCAAAGAGGCAGGAAATCAGAATGACACTATGCATCCAGATGCAAGGGAAGACGATGCTGGTAGCCATCTTTTCAACTCCGATTGGACTTGCACTATGTTCCCTGATCATATGCCCAATGACTCGGAAGGTGGAAATGCCACCAGTGCTGAAAATACCACCATGTCCCCTGGTAATATGCCCAATGACTCGGAAGGTGGAAATGTCACCAGTGCTAAAAATGCCACCATGTCTCCTGATCATATGTCCCCTGATAATATGCCCAATGACTCGGAAGGTGGAAATGCCCCCAGTGCTGAAAACTCAGTAGAACTGCTGGCTAAATATCATTTAGCCATAGTACCGCCTGAATGTGCTAATTGCTGCTCAGAGATTCCTGGTGCTTCTCAAAGTGTTGAACCCTCAAGTATGTGCAGGAGCAAATTGTTAAGACACTGGTTAAGTTTTCTCCTGCGGATATTTCATTTTATCTTGATGTTTCTAAGAGAGTGACTATTATTTAATTTAGGTTATGAAAGTACTCCAGTGGCCTCATTGAAGAACCAACACTGCTTGGAAACAACTGAGCACATCACATTGACTCAGAAGGCAGTATCAAATGAAGATACACCATCTTCAATTCACTCAGATGTGCAATCTCAGGAAAAAGTGAGTTATAAATCCCACAGCTAAAAGTTTAGATCGAGTAATCAGTCTTTGAACTTCGTTTTGTGTTACTATAGTATTTCTAACAGTTTATTTGCTAAAATAGTTAAGATGCAACTACCACCTCTGTTAGTTTTCCTTTTATTGTTATTGTCTCCTCCAATTAGGACATTCCCGATTTAGCTTTATCACGTACTGCTGGGTGCTCTGAATGGAGATTCTTGTACTCAAGAGAAGCATAGCTGTGTTACAAAAATCACGGGGGCATATAATTGTCACAAGAGTGAAATTGTAACGACTCAATTCTACATGCCTGCATCTTAAACTGAAGTCATTTAGATACACCGTCAATGTTATATAGCATCTTTAGTAAATCTAACCCAATTAATATAGTTGCAGTCCACAGAAAACTTATGATAGCATGTTTCCAATCTGTGCCCTTTGTGACATTTCATGATTAATTATTTGCAATGACACTATTTCTGTAGCATTACCTGATTACTGGGATGAAACAGATTCGAGCATCTTTAGGTTCAATGTTGTGGCTTCAGATTTTGTTTACTGTATGTCCAAATATGTTATGTAGCTAGTACATATTTTTTTCTTAGTAATTCGTAATTAATTATCCTTACTAAGGAATTTCATAGATTGATCTGTACCTTACATATAAGATGTGTAAAACCAAATATGATCCAATAAATTCCTTAACATCCAGGGTAAGGTGCATCATACAGTATTTAGTTTTTTTTTATGATGCCAAGTTCATATTTAGCACATTTAAGCTAGTGATCTTAGTTGTGTTCTTCATTTTACATAGTGAACTTGATAGCCTTTTACGTGGAAAAGCAGACTGTAGGTTCAGCAGAGAAGCGAAGATCTGCAAAGCAAGTGTTGGAGCGTCCTACTAGATCGCCAATGACCAGAACTTCAGCTCCATATGTAAGTATGCAAATTTTCTCCATACCTTTTTCTGTTGTTAAACAATTTAGAACATTGTAATAAAATTTTATAACACTTGTTAAATGCTGATGGTTAAAGATATCTATAATGTGTTAGCTTCCATAGCTTCTGCAATTGCCATGTGATCCAGCTGTTACTGAATGATGGTTCATTATCTTGGACATTCTTTAACATCCGTATAATGCACAAACTATTGATGTAAAGTTGCCAATTTTATAGCAGATTTTAGTATAAAAAATAGGAATAAGCCGATATCACACCACTTCGCTATGAGGCTATTGGACAAAGTAGTAATGATTTTATTTTTATCTTCGAAAACACGCAGGAGTAAACTTGTAATGATTTTAGCATAGTTTTTGTTCAGACGGACCAATATTCTACCAATTGTAGTTACCCCAGTCATCTTTTGTGCTCACTTTATATGAAATAGCAGAAAAGTATGCCATGCCGCTTACTGTGATCAAGATTGACTGATGCCACCTTCTTCCTTAATTCTTAAGATTTACTCATATATATAGCCTGTCTTGGCGTCCCATATGTTTAATCCACTCTCTGTTACTTGACTCAACTGGCAAAAACTGTGCTAGCCAAGATTTTGACCCATTTGTATCTGTACTTATTGCAATGTTCCTTTGAAACACTTTAGGGGCATAAATCTCGGCTT contains:
- the LOC125537820 gene encoding uncharacterized protein LOC125537820 isoform X4, whose product is MAKKTPSPPPRARSRRGAAPPSPTPAAALSPPFSPAPLRTRLGAAAAAAAAAASSSPVEHPCVTLWEWWPVMVEGEERKLAVSGFTERNDAFTSAPIAHRYEPLTLQDEGGVVVLLHGSINLLRMRENGFSVQICEQFMIGFPSWWETWDSHMGSYPNCFIDPREGSAQFYLEKFQLGNFIQKFGPSFIEDLLNNAKNFPIDHLDAFTESSRFQEYNCGNDASTKENSAASDDARPATVANVEIGLTASSISQERDHVDIECNVSLASAETYTGDETCKEAGNQNDTMHPDAREDDAGSHLFNSDWTCTMFPDHMPNDSEGGNATSAENTTMSPGNMPNDSEGGNVTSAKNATMSPDHMSPDNMPNDSEGGNAPSAENSVELLAKYHLAIVPPECANCCSEIPGASQSVEPSSYESTPVASLKNQHCLETTEHITLTQKAVSNEDTPSSIHSDVQSQEKTVGSAEKRRSAKQVLERPTRSPMTRTSAPYGHKSRLTRSRAQSLSISTPECLKMRRTKSGRVVVPLLDPGSSRIVYDNNGLISGVAPVDGKKSARPARKTRGRL
- the LOC125537820 gene encoding uncharacterized protein LOC125537820 isoform X1, translated to MAKKTPSPPPRARSRRGAAPPSPTPAAALSPPFSPAPLRTRLGAAAAAAAAAASSSPVEHPCVTLWEWWPVMVEGEERKLAVSGFTERNDAFTSAPIAHRYEPLTLQDEGGVVVLLHGSINLLRMRENGFSVQICEQFMIGFPSWWETWDSHMGSYPNCFIDPREGSAQFYLEKFQLGNFIQKFGPSFIEDLLNNAKNFPIDHLDAFTESSRFQEYNCGNDASTKENSAASDDARPATVANVEIGLTASSISQERDHVDIECNVSLASAETYTGDETCKEAGNQNDTMHPDAREDDAGSHLFNSDWTCTMFPDHMPNDSEGGNATSAENTTMSPGNMPNDSEGGNVTSAKNATMSPDHMSPDNMPNDSEGGNAPSAENSVELLAKYHLAIVPPECANCCSEIPGASQSVEPSSYESTPVASLKNQHCLETTEHITLTQKAVSNEDTPSSIHSDVQSQEKQTVGSAEKRRSAKQVLERPTRSPMTRTSAPYGHKSRLTRSRAQSLSISTPECLKMRRTKSGRVVVPLLDPGSSRIVYDNNGLISGVAPVDGLLRSSPAKFACHSVLRI
- the LOC125537820 gene encoding uncharacterized protein LOC125537820 isoform X3, with the translated sequence MAKKTPSPPPRARSRRGAAPPSPTPAAALSPPFSPAPLRTRLGAAAAAAAAAASSSPVEHPCVTLWEWWPVMVEGEERKLAVSGFTERNDAFTSAPIAHRYEPLTLQDEGGVVVLLHGSINLLRMRENGFSVQICEQFMIGFPSWWETWDSHMGSYPNCFIDPREGSAQFYLEKFQLGNFIQKFGPSFIEDLLNNAKNFPIDHLDAFTESSRFQEYNCGNDASTKENSAASDDARPATVANVEIGLTASSISQERDHVDIECNVSLASAETYTGDETCKEAGNQNDTMHPDAREDDAGSHLFNSDWTCTMFPDHMPNDSEGGNATSAENTTMSPGNMPNDSEGGNVTSAKNATMSPDHMSPDNMPNDSEGGNAPSAENSVELLAKYHLAIVPPECANCCSEIPGASQSVEPSSYESTPVASLKNQHCLETTEHITLTQKAVSNEDTPSSIHSDVQSQEKQTVGSAEKRRSAKQVLERPTRSPMTRTSAPYGHKSRLTRSRAQSLSISTPECLKMRRTKSGRVVVPLLDPGSSRIVYDNNGLISGVAPVDGKKSARPARKTRGRL
- the LOC125537820 gene encoding uncharacterized protein LOC125537820 isoform X2, which gives rise to MAKKTPSPPPRARSRRGAAPPSPTPAAALSPPFSPAPLRTRLGAAAAAAAAAASSSPVEHPCVTLWEWWPVMVEGEERKLAVSGFTERNDAFTSAPIAHRYEPLTLQDEGGVVVLLHGSINLLRMRENGFSVQICEQFMIGFPSWWETWDSHMGSYPNCFIDPREGSAQFYLEKFQLGNFIQKFGPSFIEDLLNNAKNFPIDHLDAFTESSRFQEYNCGNDASTKENSAASDDARPATVANVEIGLTASSISQERDHVDIECNVSLASAETYTGDETCKEAGNQNDTMHPDAREDDAGSHLFNSDWTCTMFPDHMPNDSEGGNATSAENTTMSPGNMPNDSEGGNVTSAKNATMSPDHMSPDNMPNDSEGGNAPSAENSVELLAKYHLAIVPPECANCCSEIPGASQSVEPSSYESTPVASLKNQHCLETTEHITLTQKAVSNEDTPSSIHSDVQSQEKTVGSAEKRRSAKQVLERPTRSPMTRTSAPYGHKSRLTRSRAQSLSISTPECLKMRRTKSGRVVVPLLDPGSSRIVYDNNGLISGVAPVDGLLRSSPAKFACHSVLRI